Below is a window of Desulfobacterales bacterium DNA.
GGTCATATTCCTCGTATCACCGCCTTTGCCCTTGTCGCTTTTCCGTCCGCTTTTTTTCATATCGGTTTTGGTCAGCCAGGTATCATCCGCAACGCCGGCTGGATCCGAACGCGCCGACTTCCAATGCCACAAGTCGCCCTTTTCGGCTTCCGATAGGGTCCCGAATTTGCCCTCTTTGGCATTGGGCGCTCCTTGAGGCACGTGACAGGTAATTGCGCATCCTTTGGTGGCAAAATTTTTGATTCTATTTATTTCAAACAGCAACGAAATCCGGTCTTCATTACCTTGCATATGCGACCATTTAAGACCGTCGTATTTCCAAGCCTCTTTGGTTACGCTCAGCGTCGGGTCCGCCCATTTAAAAAGAAAGAAGATACTGTCGCCGGTATAAACGGCCTTGGTGGTAACACTTGCTTTTTTCCCGGCAAATTGCTCTTTGCCCTCAAACGGCACCTCTATCGCTTTGGCGGTGGACCAAACCTGATCGTCCAGACCGGCAGGCTCCGCTTTTACGCTTGCGGCAGCCAATGTCTGTTTGGCTGCCGCAATTCCTTCAGGAACATTGAAAAGTGATACCCCTATAATGAACAGGAAAAACAAAACAACGTACATGCTAAAATGTTTTTTCATGCTGACCCCCTTAGATTTAATTGAACGGTTCATTATTAAAAGCTCAGATATACCAACAAGTTTCCATCCTCAATTTTGTTTTCCAAAGATACCAACGGCTTTGTGGGCGGTCCGGCGATGGGGCGGCCGGACGCATCGAACCGGCCGGAATGACACGGGCATTCGAATACCTGTGCATCCTCCCGCCAGATAACGTTGCAGGCCAAATGGGTGCAGGTGGAGGAAAATACCTTAACCTGGCCGCTATCGTTTTTGGTGGCCCAGACAAAACCGCGCTGCGGCAACACCTGCCAGCCGTCTTTCACCATAAATTCATAAGAGAGCATGTTGTAGGTGTTCTGTTGTAATTCCGCCGCAGGCCCGAATCCGACCCATTTGCCCGTGGCCTTCTTCATCGCCGGCGCGACAATATATGAGATCACGGGTATCCCCACCAGAACCGCCGCGCCACTGGTCAAGACCGTTGTCTGCAAAAATCCCCGGCGGCTTATTTTCGAATGGTCATTGTTGTCGGTATTCATCTTAGAAATATCCAAATGGTCGTATCCGGTGTCCGAGAGTTAAAGGGAGGGGTAAATAAATTGGTTTAAGAATATTCTACCATTTGCCTGACAGCAAAATTCTCGGATGTTTGCATTCTTTTTAAAGAAGGGAATGTGAAAAAAAGGTGAAATCGATGTGAAAAAAAGGTGAAATCGAAAAAATAATGGCAATTATTGGAAGGTTCCCTGCAGTCCCGCCAAGGCGGGACAGGGAATGCGCTCGCTCTTGCGGTTCAAAACTGGCCCTGTCCGCCGGGGGGTAGCCTCCGTGGGGCCGTAACCATATTATCGAATCATGGCCGCGCAGCAGCTATTTTTCCCCGGAGGAAAAAACCAAGCTGACCCGTGTTCCTTTTCCCAATTCACTGTCAATGTCAAACTGCCAGCCGAACCGCTTGCATAATCGGCTGACGATCGCCAGCCCCAGGCCGAATCCCGGGCTTTCATCCCCGCGGAAATGAGGCTGTTTGACTGAAGCCAATTGGCTGTCTTCAATCCCCTTGCCGGTATCTGCTACCGTAACCCGATCGGTATCCAC
It encodes the following:
- a CDS encoding ubiquinol-cytochrome c reductase iron-sulfur subunit encodes the protein MNTDNNDHSKISRRGFLQTTVLTSGAAVLVGIPVISYIVAPAMKKATGKWVGFGPAAELQQNTYNMLSYEFMVKDGWQVLPQRGFVWATKNDSGQVKVFSSTCTHLACNVIWREDAQVFECPCHSGRFDASGRPIAGPPTKPLVSLENKIEDGNLLVYLSF
- a CDS encoding ethylbenzene dehydrogenase-related protein is translated as MKKHFSMYVVLFFLFIIGVSLFNVPEGIAAAKQTLAAASVKAEPAGLDDQVWSTAKAIEVPFEGKEQFAGKKASVTTKAVYTGDSIFFLFKWADPTLSVTKEAWKYDGLKWSHMQGNEDRISLLFEINRIKNFATKGCAITCHVPQGAPNAKEGKFGTLSEAEKGDLWHWKSARSDPAGVADDTWLTKTDMKKSGRKSDKGKGGDTRNMTEDKTKPKYMLAPGKKLAKNDILLTSHAVEISDYSAFKAGDTITYRMPNVPEGSSADIKADSRWENGQWTVMLSRKLDTGHGDDVAFNTKKKYNFAMALFDDSGDENSYDSETISLEFSR